A single region of the Halopiger xanaduensis SH-6 genome encodes:
- a CDS encoding metal-dependent hydrolase gives MYKDGHIGFNALLYAPFVPLVSARWSLETAVLGTVLVVGLAPLPDIDELLPRIPHRGPTHTVWFAVLVGLFAGVGTTLLVDATATSSTSVSAFRFGFAVGTGSVLAHLAGDVVTPMGISPFAPVSAAHVTLDWFPSKHGRINRALLLLGSGALLSSLALAIGFSSASVPPI, from the coding sequence ATGTACAAGGACGGCCACATCGGATTCAACGCGCTGTTGTACGCCCCGTTCGTCCCGCTGGTGAGCGCCCGCTGGTCGCTCGAGACGGCGGTGCTGGGGACGGTCCTCGTCGTCGGACTGGCGCCCCTTCCGGATATCGACGAGTTGCTCCCGCGGATACCTCACCGAGGGCCGACGCATACGGTCTGGTTCGCCGTTCTCGTCGGACTGTTCGCCGGCGTCGGAACGACGCTTCTCGTCGACGCGACCGCGACTTCGTCCACGTCCGTGTCCGCGTTTCGCTTCGGCTTCGCCGTCGGGACCGGGAGCGTGCTCGCCCATCTGGCCGGCGACGTCGTGACGCCGATGGGGATCAGCCCGTTCGCCCCGGTGTCGGCGGCCCACGTGACGCTCGACTGGTTCCCGTCCAAGCACGGCCGGATCAACAGGGCGCTGCTGCTCCTCGGTTCGGGCGCGTTACTCTCCTCGCTGGCCCTGGCGATCGGCTTTTCGTCGGCGAGCGTTCCGCCGATCTGA
- a CDS encoding metal-dependent hydrolase encodes MEGARILFLAGALSTHAFVGYALVRGFTDADPRFGALLGLVPDADFLFPAAWGWPFVHRGLTHAPLFVAALVAGAYAIRRDRDLPLAVGLGVGSHVAVDSLSPMGIPWLFPLEASPSLGLPVHGPAATALLWAGAIGILAKLTTDLPSIR; translated from the coding sequence ATGGAGGGAGCGCGGATCCTGTTTCTGGCCGGTGCGCTATCCACGCACGCCTTCGTCGGGTACGCCCTCGTGCGGGGGTTCACCGACGCCGATCCGCGGTTCGGCGCCCTTCTCGGTCTCGTTCCCGACGCCGATTTCCTGTTTCCCGCGGCGTGGGGGTGGCCGTTCGTCCACCGCGGGCTCACGCACGCGCCGCTGTTCGTGGCGGCGCTCGTCGCCGGCGCGTACGCGATCCGCCGGGATCGGGACCTCCCGCTGGCCGTCGGGCTGGGGGTCGGCTCCCACGTCGCCGTCGACTCGCTGTCGCCGATGGGTATCCCCTGGCTGTTCCCGCTCGAGGCGAGCCCGAGTCTCGGTCTTCCCGTCCACGGTCCGGCGGCGACGGCGCTGCTCTGGGCCGGCGCCATCGGCATCCTCGCGAAGCTGACGACCGACCTGCCGTCGATCCGCTGA
- a CDS encoding glycosyltransferase family 4 protein: MKISHYFEFEDHVTGGIRESVAHQRKMLDRLDLEYTTEPTLEADVFHCNLMGPRSVWYARRARKRGIPVVAHTHVTAEDFGDSFRFTNALAKPLRPYLERAYGLADALVCPSEYNRGLIEGYVDGSTPTQVISNGVDREKLEGFESLREEYLERYDLEPPVVFLVGHVIKRKGLETFVETARQLPDVDFAWFGPIDRSLKGRETKQLIDSAPENCTFTGFIDDIRGAYAAGDIFFFPTHEENEGIALLEAMTAGKAVVVRDIDTFSWLENGEDCLKVAAGSSTAADANSDSNAAVATDGGPTSFVDAIESLRDPDVRDRLGSNARERSEGFSLETIAQAYERLYAEVV; this comes from the coding sequence ATGAAAATCAGCCACTACTTCGAGTTCGAGGACCACGTCACCGGCGGCATCCGCGAGTCCGTCGCCCACCAGCGCAAGATGCTGGACCGGCTCGACCTCGAGTACACGACCGAGCCGACCCTCGAGGCCGACGTCTTCCACTGCAACCTCATGGGGCCCCGATCGGTCTGGTACGCCAGACGGGCCCGGAAGCGCGGGATCCCGGTCGTCGCCCACACGCACGTCACCGCCGAGGACTTCGGCGACAGCTTCCGGTTTACGAACGCCCTCGCGAAGCCGCTGCGCCCGTACCTCGAGCGCGCGTACGGACTGGCCGACGCGCTCGTCTGTCCCTCCGAGTACAACCGGGGGCTGATCGAGGGGTACGTCGACGGGTCCACGCCGACGCAGGTCATTTCGAACGGCGTCGACCGCGAGAAACTCGAGGGGTTCGAGTCGCTCCGCGAGGAGTATTTAGAACGGTACGACCTCGAGCCGCCGGTCGTCTTCCTCGTCGGCCACGTGATCAAGCGGAAGGGCTTAGAGACGTTCGTCGAGACGGCGCGCCAGTTGCCCGACGTCGACTTCGCGTGGTTCGGGCCGATCGACCGCTCGCTGAAGGGGCGGGAGACGAAGCAGTTGATCGACTCCGCGCCCGAGAACTGCACCTTCACCGGCTTTATCGACGACATCCGCGGTGCATACGCAGCGGGGGATATCTTCTTCTTCCCGACCCACGAGGAGAACGAGGGGATCGCCCTACTCGAGGCGATGACCGCCGGCAAAGCCGTCGTCGTCCGGGACATCGACACGTTCTCGTGGCTCGAGAACGGCGAGGACTGTCTGAAGGTCGCAGCGGGCTCGAGCACTGCGGCGGACGCAAACTCAGACTCGAATGCGGCCGTCGCGACCGACGGCGGCCCCACGTCGTTCGTCGACGCCATCGAGTCCCTGCGCGATCCCGACGTTCGGGACCGACTCGGATCGAACGCGCGCGAGCGCAGCGAGGGGTTCTCGCTCGAGACGATCGCACAGGCGTACGAGCGGTTGTACGCGGAGGTGGTCTGA
- a CDS encoding phosphatase PAP2 family protein produces MALSLVVALTSLAVCIGLVSTCGLCLDRADVRRTRARLGPRLLDVAPYLGGAALFFVAKRATHGLSLRISHALDWDITAEIYAVEGDLVAVLQDVVPEATVGFFSAMYMFGFPYLLVTAPILYFAAGLQRRLKELLVAYLLNYLVGSICYTLFIAYGPRNHLSTVDGLMYQIYPQTQDLTAAVSANTDVFPSLHTSLAVVVLLFAWRSRADQRLWFSIASVVAASVVFSTMYLGIHWAIDVVAGVLLAGWSVAAAERLVNHVEGERVPAPAGDDAEDGIASETDVGD; encoded by the coding sequence ATGGCACTGTCACTCGTCGTCGCCCTCACGTCGCTCGCCGTCTGTATCGGCCTCGTCAGCACCTGCGGCCTCTGTCTCGATCGGGCCGACGTTCGCCGAACGCGAGCGCGGCTCGGGCCGCGGCTTCTCGACGTCGCCCCCTATCTGGGCGGTGCGGCGCTGTTTTTCGTCGCAAAACGAGCGACGCACGGACTCAGTCTCCGGATATCCCACGCGCTCGACTGGGATATCACCGCGGAGATATACGCCGTCGAGGGGGACCTCGTCGCCGTCCTGCAGGACGTCGTTCCGGAGGCGACGGTGGGCTTTTTCTCGGCCATGTACATGTTCGGCTTCCCGTACCTGCTGGTGACCGCGCCGATCCTGTACTTCGCGGCGGGATTGCAGCGCCGCCTCAAGGAACTCCTCGTCGCGTACCTGCTCAACTATCTCGTCGGTTCGATCTGCTACACGCTGTTTATCGCCTACGGGCCGCGCAACCACCTCTCGACGGTCGACGGGTTGATGTATCAGATCTATCCCCAGACCCAGGACCTCACGGCGGCGGTCTCGGCGAACACGGACGTCTTCCCCTCGCTACACACGTCGCTCGCGGTCGTCGTGTTGCTGTTCGCGTGGCGATCCCGCGCCGACCAGCGGCTGTGGTTCTCGATCGCGTCGGTCGTCGCTGCGAGCGTCGTCTTCTCGACGATGTACCTCGGCATCCACTGGGCGATCGACGTCGTCGCCGGCGTCCTGCTCGCCGGCTGGAGCGTCGCCGCCGCTGAGCGGCTCGTCAATCACGTGGAGGGCGAACGGGTCCCCGCTCCAGCGGGTGACGACGCCGAGGACGGTATCGCGTCGGAGACGGACGTCGGCGATTGA
- a CDS encoding sulfatase: MDGTRQSNVLFVVLDTVRKDRLGPYGYDRGTTPALSRFAEEATVFESAVAPAPWTLPVHASLFTGLYPSQHGADQGSPYLDDDVTLASILSAAGYDTACYSSNAWITPYTGLTDGFDAQDSFFEVLPGDAFSGPLATVWQTINDNEYLHELASKLVRIGAMAHSKLASGESADSKTPSVIDRTRSFIDGSDGDEGWFAFVNLMDAHLPYYPPEEYREEFASGVDPDDVCQNSKEYNSGARDIDDDEWEAIRGLYDAEIAHMDAELGRLFDWLRETGQWEETTVVVCADHGELHGEHDLYGHEFALYDELINVPLLVKHPELEADRREDLVELLDCYHTVLDALDVDPDAALDAGDGDSDGDDGDGVTPFDPTRSLLSSGYRAFEDAADPDPGQRAVLDGDGGNDEEPDGGADYAFVEYAQPVIELHHLEQKAGEAGIDLPDDHRAYSRLRAARSTDAKYVRADRIPDEGYRLDEDPDEESPVDPTEDDVVAAADAALARFESVVGGAWDDPTETAGDDRDALADADEETRDRLRELGYLE, encoded by the coding sequence ATGGACGGGACACGCCAGTCGAACGTGCTTTTCGTCGTTTTGGACACGGTCCGCAAGGATCGTCTCGGCCCCTACGGATACGACCGGGGGACGACGCCCGCCCTCTCGCGGTTCGCCGAGGAGGCGACCGTCTTCGAGTCGGCGGTCGCGCCCGCACCGTGGACGTTGCCGGTCCACGCCTCCCTGTTCACCGGCCTGTATCCGAGCCAGCACGGCGCCGATCAGGGGAGCCCGTACCTCGACGACGACGTGACGCTCGCGTCGATCCTCTCGGCGGCCGGGTACGATACGGCCTGTTACTCCTCGAACGCCTGGATCACGCCCTACACCGGCCTCACCGACGGGTTCGACGCGCAGGATTCGTTCTTCGAAGTCCTCCCCGGGGACGCGTTTTCGGGTCCGCTCGCTACCGTCTGGCAGACCATCAACGACAACGAGTACCTGCACGAACTGGCGTCGAAACTCGTCAGGATCGGCGCGATGGCCCACTCGAAACTCGCCAGCGGCGAGAGCGCCGACTCGAAGACGCCCTCGGTGATCGACCGGACGCGGTCGTTCATCGACGGCAGCGACGGCGACGAGGGCTGGTTCGCGTTCGTCAACCTGATGGACGCCCACCTGCCCTACTACCCGCCCGAGGAGTACCGCGAGGAGTTCGCCTCCGGCGTCGACCCCGACGACGTCTGCCAGAACTCCAAGGAGTACAACTCCGGCGCGCGCGACATCGACGACGACGAGTGGGAGGCGATCCGCGGCCTCTACGACGCCGAGATCGCGCACATGGACGCCGAACTCGGCCGCCTGTTCGACTGGCTCCGCGAGACCGGGCAGTGGGAGGAGACGACCGTCGTCGTCTGTGCCGACCACGGCGAACTCCACGGCGAACACGACCTCTACGGCCACGAGTTCGCCCTCTACGACGAACTAATCAACGTGCCGCTGCTGGTCAAACACCCCGAACTCGAGGCCGACCGGCGCGAGGACCTCGTCGAGTTGCTCGACTGCTATCACACGGTGCTCGACGCGCTGGACGTCGATCCCGACGCCGCCCTCGACGCCGGAGACGGAGACAGCGACGGCGACGACGGAGACGGGGTCACGCCGTTCGATCCCACCCGCTCGCTGCTCTCGAGCGGGTACCGCGCCTTCGAGGACGCTGCGGACCCGGATCCGGGACAGCGCGCGGTTCTCGACGGGGACGGCGGGAACGACGAGGAACCGGACGGCGGAGCCGACTACGCCTTCGTCGAGTACGCCCAGCCCGTCATCGAACTCCACCACTTGGAACAGAAAGCCGGCGAAGCGGGGATCGACCTCCCCGACGACCACCGCGCGTACTCGCGGCTGCGCGCAGCCCGCAGTACCGACGCGAAGTACGTCCGCGCGGATCGTATCCCCGACGAGGGCTACCGGCTCGACGAAGACCCGGACGAGGAGTCTCCCGTCGACCCGACCGAGGACGACGTCGTCGCCGCTGCCGACGCAGCGCTCGCTCGCTTCGAGAGCGTTGTCGGCGGCGCGTGGGACGATCCGACCGAGACGGCCGGCGACGACCGGGACGCCCTGGCCGACGCCGACGAGGAAACGCGCGACCGATTGCGCGAACTCGGCTACCTCGAGTGA
- a CDS encoding arylsulfotransferase family protein translates to MTDRSTPARRRVRSALSRNRLRLVFVAVLVLSGAVLAVSASNTLSTATEADVPDAPETTNHTVVTESGRAGTITAYAPDGDVLYYNNTRTKYFDVDPVEGDPLTVEYAATDTIHSSGPNCQDPPCALNVLERADLETGEVEVLYERYDYKEHAGEWHDVDRINETHVLVADIVADQVFVVNTETEIVDWLWDAQSEFPVEGGGPYPGDWAHINDVEYIEEGVHEGHVMVSLRNQDQVVFIDPEEGLLEDWTLGSEDDYDVMYEQHNPDYIPESRGGPAIVVSDSENGRVEEFQREDGEWTRTWEWADERMQWPRDADRLPNGNTLVTDTHGNRVAEIAPDGEIVWQVESTLPYEAERLETGDESAGGQSAQELGLESQTVDAADDDDGLGVLAALSGVVDVIVPHRIQNGILFAAPVWMGRLEFAVVGVALLTGLSWAGLETRWRLRDAGIGFRSPVHRRGGD, encoded by the coding sequence GTGACTGACCGTTCGACCCCCGCCCGCCGCCGCGTACGGTCGGCGCTCTCGCGGAATCGGCTTCGACTCGTCTTCGTCGCAGTACTGGTCCTCTCCGGGGCCGTCCTCGCCGTGTCGGCGTCCAACACGCTGTCGACGGCGACCGAAGCGGACGTTCCGGACGCGCCCGAGACGACCAACCACACGGTCGTCACCGAGTCCGGACGCGCCGGGACGATCACCGCGTACGCGCCCGACGGCGACGTGCTGTACTACAACAACACGCGAACCAAGTATTTCGACGTCGATCCCGTCGAGGGCGATCCGCTGACCGTCGAGTACGCCGCGACGGACACGATCCACAGTTCGGGACCGAACTGTCAAGATCCCCCGTGCGCGCTGAACGTCCTCGAGCGCGCCGACTTGGAGACCGGCGAGGTCGAGGTCCTCTACGAGCGCTACGACTACAAGGAACACGCCGGCGAGTGGCACGACGTCGACCGGATCAACGAGACGCACGTCCTCGTCGCCGACATCGTCGCCGATCAGGTGTTCGTCGTGAACACCGAGACCGAGATCGTCGACTGGCTCTGGGACGCACAGAGCGAATTCCCGGTCGAGGGCGGCGGCCCCTATCCGGGCGACTGGGCGCACATCAACGACGTCGAGTACATCGAGGAGGGCGTCCACGAGGGCCACGTGATGGTCAGCCTCCGGAACCAGGATCAGGTCGTCTTCATCGATCCCGAGGAGGGCCTGCTCGAGGACTGGACGCTCGGCAGCGAGGACGACTACGACGTCATGTACGAGCAACACAATCCGGATTACATTCCCGAATCGCGGGGCGGGCCGGCGATCGTCGTCTCCGACTCCGAGAACGGCCGCGTCGAGGAGTTCCAGCGCGAGGACGGCGAGTGGACTCGCACGTGGGAGTGGGCCGACGAGCGCATGCAGTGGCCCCGGGACGCCGACCGACTGCCGAACGGCAACACCCTCGTCACCGACACGCACGGTAACCGCGTCGCGGAGATCGCACCGGACGGCGAGATCGTCTGGCAGGTCGAGTCGACGCTGCCCTACGAGGCCGAACGGCTCGAGACCGGCGACGAGAGCGCGGGCGGCCAGAGCGCGCAGGAGCTGGGGCTCGAGTCGCAGACGGTCGACGCCGCCGATGACGACGACGGGCTCGGCGTCCTCGCGGCGCTCAGCGGCGTCGTCGACGTGATCGTTCCCCATCGGATTCAGAACGGGATCCTCTTCGCCGCGCCGGTCTGGATGGGCCGGCTCGAGTTCGCCGTCGTCGGCGTCGCCCTGCTGACGGGGCTGAGCTGGGCCGGCCTCGAGACCAGGTGGCGCCTTCGCGACGCGGGAATCGGCTTCCGTAGCCCGGTTCACCGGCGCGGCGGCGACTGA
- a CDS encoding lysylphosphatidylglycerol synthase transmembrane domain-containing protein: MDRRNRRVLLLGAVGAIAVFAVLFFLVGADRIIDSLLSAEPTFVALTFALALCWLLSWSLMLRTVLAALGVGVSVRTAFLVYAGAVFANNVTPFGQAGGEPVAAGLISKVSDSRYETGLVGIASVDVLNVVPSISLVFVGVGYYATTAAVGERLEDAVGTAVVLIGGIVLGIALVWRYREQVVDRLPAVIAPRLGLLGLERFDPEQLEADLTERLQRFFENIERVGTDRWRLALVVGLSLAGWLFQVAALMAAFAALGHSVPVYVLLFAIPLANLAGAAPLPGGLGGIEAAFVSLLVPTTGIEASAITAAVLIFRGAIYWMPVIIGGVSVSAFGVRALR, encoded by the coding sequence ATGGACAGGCGAAACCGGCGGGTACTGCTCCTCGGAGCGGTCGGGGCGATCGCAGTGTTCGCCGTGCTGTTCTTTCTCGTCGGCGCCGATCGCATCATCGACTCGCTGCTGTCGGCGGAGCCGACCTTCGTCGCGCTCACGTTCGCACTCGCGCTCTGCTGGCTGCTCTCGTGGAGCCTGATGCTTCGCACCGTCCTCGCCGCGCTCGGCGTCGGCGTGTCGGTCAGAACGGCGTTTCTCGTTTACGCCGGCGCCGTCTTCGCCAACAACGTCACGCCGTTCGGCCAGGCCGGCGGCGAACCGGTCGCCGCGGGACTCATCTCGAAGGTGTCGGACTCCCGCTACGAGACCGGTCTCGTCGGCATCGCGAGCGTCGACGTCCTCAACGTCGTCCCCTCCATCTCGCTCGTGTTCGTCGGCGTCGGCTACTACGCGACGACCGCCGCCGTCGGGGAGCGCCTCGAGGACGCCGTCGGCACGGCGGTCGTCCTGATCGGCGGTATCGTCCTGGGTATCGCGCTCGTCTGGCGCTACCGAGAGCAGGTCGTCGATCGACTGCCCGCCGTCATCGCGCCCCGCCTCGGCCTGCTCGGCCTCGAGCGATTCGACCCCGAGCAGCTCGAGGCGGACCTCACGGAGCGGCTGCAGCGGTTCTTCGAGAACATCGAGCGCGTCGGGACCGACCGGTGGCGCCTCGCGCTCGTCGTCGGGCTGTCGCTGGCCGGCTGGCTCTTTCAGGTGGCCGCGCTCATGGCGGCGTTCGCCGCGCTCGGTCACTCCGTTCCGGTGTACGTCCTCCTGTTTGCGATCCCGCTTGCGAACCTCGCCGGTGCGGCTCCCCTCCCCGGCGGCCTCGGCGGGATCGAAGCCGCGTTCGTGTCGCTGCTCGTGCCGACGACCGGCATCGAGGCGTCGGCCATCACCGCCGCGGTCCTCATCTTCCGCGGCGCGATTTACTGGATGCCGGTGATCATCGGCGGCGTGTCGGTGTCCGCGTTCGGCGTCCGGGCGTTACGGTGA
- a CDS encoding DedA family protein produces MAVLQLGSVPPWLESLFASEFGYAVLLGVCILEGAMLLRFMPSELVVPAALALIGSSIPESAAIVAVAVVGTTAGQFLLFCLVRRAGREYVLQKRWVPVTESRLERFDGWFDRWGGLAVAGSNTMLFVRGLVTIPAGLSEMNGRSFVVLSAIGSLSFQSILAALYLLGGHLLA; encoded by the coding sequence ATGGCGGTGTTACAGCTCGGGAGCGTCCCGCCGTGGCTCGAATCCCTGTTCGCGTCGGAGTTCGGGTACGCGGTGTTGCTCGGCGTCTGCATTCTCGAGGGCGCAATGTTGCTGCGGTTCATGCCGAGCGAGCTGGTCGTGCCGGCGGCGCTGGCGCTGATCGGGTCGTCGATCCCCGAGTCGGCCGCGATCGTCGCGGTCGCAGTCGTCGGAACGACGGCCGGCCAGTTCCTGCTGTTTTGCCTCGTTCGGCGCGCCGGCCGGGAGTACGTCCTTCAAAAGCGGTGGGTTCCGGTCACGGAATCGCGGCTCGAGCGGTTCGACGGGTGGTTCGACCGCTGGGGCGGCCTCGCCGTCGCGGGGAGCAATACGATGCTGTTCGTCCGCGGGCTGGTCACGATCCCGGCGGGACTCTCCGAGATGAACGGCCGTTCGTTCGTCGTCCTCTCGGCGATCGGCTCGCTGTCGTTCCAGTCGATCCTCGCCGCGCTGTACCTGCTCGGCGGCCACCTGCTGGCGTGA
- a CDS encoding glycosyltransferase, which yields MKIGFFTDSYFPEIDGVTYTIDLWREELERRGHEVYVVYPDGDYEPDEREIPVRSMPNPFYSGYRIPLTKRASALPDLDVVHCHGPAPVGLLGRYYAWKHDLPTVYTHHTPIEEYFHQSVKSKAIAGLLKKFYVPTETAFLRSFDVVTASTNRIDRNVNHVQLPVGIDMDFFQSTATDWYPDPEQTVVGYSGRLSMEKNVEEILRVAAELPEYEFVVVGEGPRREHLEAEAPDNVTLRDFLPREELPVFYSSIDAFVTASRGDTLGLSTLEANACGTPVVAADVPPFDETIEPANGMRFEYGDREEMAATIEDCLAADWETRAAVEQYSVEQTLVHLEQLYENAPGSQTTTASDDVQWQGKGQVSGAGDEQD from the coding sequence ATGAAGATCGGCTTCTTCACCGACAGTTACTTCCCCGAGATCGACGGCGTAACGTACACGATCGACCTCTGGCGCGAGGAGCTCGAGCGGCGGGGCCACGAGGTGTACGTGGTCTACCCCGACGGCGACTACGAGCCGGACGAGCGCGAGATTCCCGTCCGGTCGATGCCGAATCCCTTTTACTCCGGCTACCGGATACCGCTGACGAAGCGAGCGTCGGCGCTGCCCGACCTCGACGTCGTCCACTGTCACGGGCCGGCGCCGGTCGGCCTGCTCGGGCGCTACTACGCCTGGAAACACGACCTGCCGACGGTCTACACGCACCACACGCCGATCGAGGAGTACTTCCACCAGAGCGTCAAATCGAAGGCGATCGCGGGGCTGCTCAAGAAATTCTACGTGCCGACGGAGACCGCCTTCCTCCGAAGTTTCGACGTCGTCACCGCCTCGACGAATCGGATCGACCGCAACGTCAACCACGTCCAACTCCCGGTCGGGATCGACATGGACTTTTTCCAGTCGACCGCGACCGACTGGTATCCCGACCCCGAGCAGACGGTCGTCGGCTACAGCGGCCGGCTCAGCATGGAGAAGAACGTCGAGGAGATCCTCCGCGTCGCCGCGGAGCTCCCCGAGTACGAGTTCGTCGTGGTCGGCGAAGGGCCGCGCCGCGAGCACCTCGAGGCCGAGGCTCCCGACAACGTGACGCTGCGCGATTTCCTCCCCCGGGAGGAACTCCCCGTATTCTACTCCTCGATCGACGCCTTCGTGACCGCTTCGCGAGGCGACACGCTAGGACTGTCGACGCTTGAGGCCAACGCCTGCGGGACGCCCGTCGTCGCCGCCGACGTCCCGCCGTTCGACGAGACGATCGAACCCGCCAACGGGATGCGATTCGAGTACGGCGACCGCGAGGAAATGGCCGCGACGATCGAGGATTGCCTCGCGGCCGACTGGGAGACCCGGGCCGCGGTCGAGCAGTACTCCGTCGAGCAGACGCTCGTCCACCTCGAGCAACTGTACGAGAACGCGCCGGGCTCGCAGACGACGACGGCGAGCGACGACGTCCAGTGGCAGGGGAAGGGGCAGGTCTCCGGCGCCGGCGACGAACAGGATTGA